A genomic segment from Streptomyces sp. NBC_00459 encodes:
- a CDS encoding LytR C-terminal domain-containing protein codes for MSMLTPPGMGGQYRITGDKYPRMRRPRGRRRFVLGLVASVAALGLIGWGTLQLIDVFTGGGSKATAAGPKSDCATKATPTATAPTAPRTLPKPGGITVNVLNATPRSGLAKQAADELRRRGFRIGDVGNAPKAYDKKIAGAGIVLGAKSAARAALPVLGTQLAGAQVKTDARASATEVDLLIGTKFTALTSKKDADQALAALTGPAPTPSSTQKSC; via the coding sequence ATGAGCATGCTGACTCCCCCCGGAATGGGCGGCCAGTACCGCATCACGGGGGACAAGTACCCGCGGATGCGCCGACCCCGGGGGCGCCGCAGGTTCGTGCTCGGACTCGTGGCCTCCGTCGCCGCCCTCGGCCTGATCGGCTGGGGCACCTTGCAGCTCATCGACGTCTTCACCGGCGGCGGCAGCAAGGCCACGGCAGCGGGACCGAAGTCGGACTGCGCCACCAAAGCGACTCCGACGGCCACGGCGCCGACGGCGCCCAGAACGCTGCCCAAGCCCGGCGGGATCACCGTCAACGTCCTGAACGCCACGCCCCGCAGCGGCCTGGCCAAGCAGGCCGCCGACGAGCTGCGCAGGCGCGGCTTCCGCATCGGCGACGTCGGCAACGCGCCCAAGGCCTACGACAAGAAGATCGCCGGAGCCGGAATAGTGCTCGGCGCGAAGTCGGCCGCCCGGGCCGCCCTGCCCGTGCTCGGCACCCAGCTGGCCGGCGCCCAGGTGAAGACCGACGCGCGTGCGTCGGCCACCGAGGTCGACCTGCTCATCGGCACCAAGTTCACGGCCCTGACCAGCAAAAAGGACGCCGACCAGGCCCTGGCCGCACTGACCGGTCCCGCGCCGACGCCCTCCAGCACCCAGAAGAGCTGCTGA
- a CDS encoding GNAT family N-acetyltransferase — translation MATEIYRDAWGIPHLRAGDAFELARGQGRVTALDRAWQLEVERHRAQGTSAAFLGAEAVGWDVFARRARLDDTARRCYATLEGRDPETAAWVRAYAEGVNEGLAQGAVAAPEFAATGLAPGRWEPWTPLGVWLATHILFAGFPAKLWREQVAAHLGADAIALFATDGPGTSGSNGWLVSGERSVTGLPLIAGDPHRYIEAPGVYQQVRLSCPEFDVVGLAVPGVPGIAHFGHTGTVAWAITNAMADYQDLYVERLRRTGTPLARKGVEALDPDGEWRAADVHVEVVDVAGGEPVEVEVIETRRGPVVIGPDEHHGDDGDRAETISLRCPPRVTGDLGFSALLPLLRARSVADVDRAVDLWAEPVNVVQAADTEGGLLHRVAGHVPVRAEANRTRLVRAWEPGHEWHGRHETPYGTVDDGLAVMANQRGPATPLGVEFAPPHRAARIRALLEERDRWSAAELPALHMDTHLASAAPLLDLLADLDGLTPEETALRDQLLRWDRRMDADSTEAAAYAALRSAVVRRLAAHPAFAALADPPPYPEVFLPWLALLPRIAFALEGLLKARELYGIDRAAAVREALAEVAAEAVSVTWGERHRLAPWRASATSPHSAYDEPGLSGDHDCVLCTSSVPGLTDLSARGPAARYVWDLARREDSLWVVPFGASGVPGSAHHRDQLPLWTRGDLVPVVTDWARLTREYPPRPTSMYEARAAVHEQVADGFGTVRVLRLDPVADAGVVHGWVSEPRSAFWGMNGLSEEQVAEIYGHLDTLDTHHAYLLVQDGTAVGLLQTYEPEADRVSECYAVEPGDIGVHLLLAPAGAEGGRPGWSAALMAVLAQYVLVVLGRRRVVVDPDVGNEKAVARFLRQGFVAGPVVVLPEIDLPDVYLPEKRAQLAFLSREVAFPG, via the coding sequence ATGGCCACCGAGATCTACCGCGACGCCTGGGGGATCCCGCACCTGCGTGCCGGCGACGCGTTCGAACTCGCCCGTGGCCAGGGCCGCGTCACCGCCCTCGACCGGGCCTGGCAGCTGGAGGTCGAGCGTCACCGCGCCCAGGGCACCTCGGCGGCCTTCCTCGGCGCCGAGGCGGTCGGCTGGGACGTCTTCGCCAGACGCGCCCGCCTCGACGACACCGCCCGCCGCTGCTACGCCACCCTGGAGGGACGGGACCCCGAGACCGCGGCCTGGGTGCGGGCGTACGCGGAAGGTGTCAATGAGGGGTTGGCGCAAGGGGCCGTCGCCGCACCCGAGTTCGCCGCGACCGGGCTCGCCCCCGGCCGCTGGGAGCCCTGGACCCCGCTCGGTGTCTGGCTCGCCACACACATCCTGTTCGCCGGTTTCCCGGCCAAGCTCTGGCGCGAACAGGTCGCGGCACATCTCGGCGCCGACGCCATCGCCCTGTTCGCCACCGACGGACCCGGCACCTCCGGCAGCAACGGCTGGCTGGTGAGCGGCGAACGGTCGGTCACCGGACTCCCGTTGATCGCGGGCGACCCGCACCGCTACATCGAGGCTCCCGGCGTCTATCAACAAGTGCGGCTGTCCTGCCCCGAGTTCGACGTCGTCGGCTTGGCCGTCCCGGGCGTTCCCGGCATCGCCCACTTCGGCCACACCGGCACGGTCGCCTGGGCCATCACCAACGCCATGGCCGACTACCAGGACCTGTACGTGGAGCGACTTCGCCGTACGGGGACTCCCCTTGCGCGTAAGGGAGTCGAGGCACTCGATCCGGACGGTGAGTGGCGAGCCGCCGACGTGCACGTCGAGGTCGTCGACGTCGCGGGCGGCGAACCGGTCGAGGTGGAGGTGATCGAGACCCGGCGGGGACCGGTGGTGATCGGTCCCGATGAACATCATGGCGATGATGGCGATCGTGCAGAAACGATTAGTCTGCGTTGTCCGCCCCGCGTCACCGGCGACCTCGGCTTCTCCGCCCTTCTCCCCCTGCTCCGCGCCCGCAGCGTCGCCGACGTCGACAGGGCCGTCGACCTGTGGGCCGAGCCCGTCAACGTCGTCCAGGCCGCCGACACCGAGGGCGGGCTGCTGCACCGGGTCGCGGGCCATGTCCCCGTCCGCGCCGAGGCCAACCGGACCCGGCTCGTGCGGGCCTGGGAACCCGGTCACGAGTGGCACGGCCGGCACGAGACGCCGTACGGCACCGTCGACGACGGCCTCGCCGTCATGGCCAACCAGCGCGGACCCGCGACCCCCCTCGGCGTCGAGTTCGCGCCGCCGCACCGGGCCGCCCGGATCCGCGCCCTGCTGGAGGAGAGGGACCGGTGGTCGGCGGCCGAGCTGCCCGCACTCCACATGGACACCCACCTCGCCTCCGCCGCCCCGCTCCTCGACCTCCTCGCCGACCTCGACGGACTCACCCCCGAGGAGACGGCCCTCCGTGACCAACTCCTGCGCTGGGACCGCCGGATGGACGCCGACAGCACGGAGGCGGCTGCGTACGCCGCCCTGCGCTCCGCCGTCGTACGCCGCCTCGCCGCCCACCCCGCCTTCGCCGCACTGGCCGACCCGCCCCCGTACCCCGAGGTCTTCCTCCCCTGGCTCGCGCTGCTCCCCCGGATCGCCTTCGCACTCGAAGGGCTCCTGAAGGCGCGGGAGTTGTACGGCATCGATCGCGCCGCCGCGGTCAGGGAAGCTCTCGCCGAGGTGGCTGCCGAGGCGGTGTCCGTGACCTGGGGCGAGCGTCACCGGCTGGCCCCCTGGCGGGCGTCGGCCACCTCCCCGCACTCCGCGTACGACGAACCGGGGCTCTCGGGCGACCACGACTGCGTACTCTGCACCTCCTCCGTCCCCGGGCTCACCGACCTCAGCGCGCGCGGGCCCGCCGCCAGGTACGTCTGGGACCTGGCCCGGCGTGAGGACAGCCTCTGGGTGGTGCCCTTCGGGGCCTCCGGGGTGCCCGGCTCCGCCCACCACCGCGATCAACTCCCCCTGTGGACAAGGGGGGACCTCGTCCCGGTCGTCACCGACTGGGCCCGGCTGACGCGGGAGTACCCGCCGAGGCCGACGTCGATGTACGAGGCCCGCGCCGCCGTCCACGAGCAGGTGGCCGACGGGTTCGGGACCGTGCGCGTGCTGCGCCTCGACCCCGTCGCCGACGCCGGGGTGGTGCACGGGTGGGTGAGTGAGCCGCGGTCCGCCTTCTGGGGCATGAACGGGCTCAGTGAGGAGCAGGTCGCCGAGATCTACGGCCACTTGGACACCCTCGACACCCATCACGCCTACCTGCTGGTCCAGGACGGAACGGCGGTCGGGCTGCTCCAGACGTACGAGCCCGAGGCCGACCGGGTGAGCGAGTGCTACGCCGTCGAGCCCGGCGACATCGGCGTACATCTGCTGCTCGCGCCCGCCGGGGCGGAGGGCGGGCGGCCCGGGTGGTCGGCCGCGCTGATGGCGGTGCTGGCCCAGTACGTGCTGGTCGTGCTCGGGCGGCGGCGGGTCGTGGTCGATCCCGATGTGGGGAACGAGAAGGCCGTAGCCCGATTTCTGCGGCAGGGGTTCGTGGCCGGGCCCGTGGTCGTCCTGCCCGAGATCGACCTGCCGGACGTGTATCTGCCGGAGAAGCGCGCCCAACTGGCTTTCCTGTCCCGGGAGGTAGCTTTTCCCGGGTGA
- a CDS encoding SDR family NAD(P)-dependent oxidoreductase produces MSSASSAGLLAGQVALVTGGGGGIGRGVASRFAAEGAAVAVHCRTSDEGAREVAARIEEAGGRAVVLRGDLTVEDECRRVVREAAEWGGGRLDALVNNAGVQPVQELAGMTAADWRAVVDTNLLSVFACTQAAAEIMREQEGRGADGGGGGGSVTHIASIEAAHPAPGHAHYSASKAAVVTHARSAALEYGRYGIRVNTVSPGLVDREGLADDWPDGVRRWQQAAPVRRLGRPEDIGDACVFLASRLASWVSGHDLVVDGGVSARPTW; encoded by the coding sequence ATGAGTTCTGCGAGTTCTGCGGGTCTTCTCGCCGGTCAGGTCGCCCTTGTCACCGGGGGCGGTGGCGGGATCGGGCGCGGGGTCGCGTCGCGGTTCGCGGCGGAGGGGGCCGCCGTCGCCGTGCACTGCCGGACGTCGGACGAGGGTGCGCGCGAAGTGGCCGCGCGGATCGAGGAGGCGGGCGGCCGGGCCGTCGTACTGCGCGGTGATCTCACCGTCGAGGACGAGTGCCGACGGGTGGTGCGGGAGGCCGCCGAGTGGGGTGGCGGGCGGCTCGACGCGCTGGTCAACAACGCGGGCGTGCAGCCGGTCCAGGAGCTGGCCGGGATGACGGCCGCGGACTGGCGGGCGGTCGTCGACACCAACCTCCTCAGCGTCTTCGCGTGCACACAGGCCGCCGCGGAGATCATGCGGGAGCAGGAGGGCCGGGGCGCGGACGGGGGCGGGGGCGGGGGCAGTGTCACGCACATCGCGTCCATCGAGGCCGCGCACCCGGCGCCCGGCCACGCGCACTACAGCGCCTCGAAGGCGGCGGTCGTGACGCACGCCCGGTCGGCGGCTCTGGAGTACGGGCGCTACGGCATCCGCGTCAACACCGTCTCGCCCGGCCTCGTCGACCGGGAGGGGCTGGCGGACGACTGGCCCGACGGAGTGCGGCGATGGCAACAGGCGGCGCCCGTAAGGAGGTTGGGGCGGCCCGAGGACATCGGTGACGCGTGCGTGTTCCTCGCCTCCCGGCTGGCTTCCTGGGTGAGCGGGCACGACCTGGTCGTGGACGGTGGGGTGTCCGCCCGTCCCACGTGGTGA
- a CDS encoding type II toxin-antitoxin system VapB family antitoxin has product MIFKRIGNGRPYPDHGRESTRQWADVAPRPVRLDQLVTTKGQLDLETLLAEDSTFYGDLFAHVVKWQGDLYLEDGLHRAVRAALQQRQVLHARVLEMD; this is encoded by the coding sequence GTGATCTTCAAGCGCATCGGAAACGGCCGGCCGTACCCCGACCACGGCCGGGAAAGCACCCGGCAGTGGGCGGACGTCGCGCCGCGCCCGGTCCGCCTCGATCAGCTCGTGACGACCAAGGGCCAGCTCGACCTGGAAACCCTGCTCGCCGAGGACTCGACGTTCTACGGCGACCTCTTCGCGCATGTCGTGAAGTGGCAGGGCGACCTGTATCTGGAGGACGGTCTGCACCGCGCGGTCAGGGCGGCCCTCCAGCAACGTCAGGTGCTGCACGCCCGCGTCCTCGAAATGGACTGA
- a CDS encoding cupin domain-containing protein, translating to MTSTSGNPTPADLIAHYGLEPIPREGGLFRRTWEGPERADGRPEGTAIVALLTAAPGDFSALHRLPSDEIWHFYLGDPLRLLLLAPDGTSRTAVLGPDLLHGQEPQLTVPAGTWMGARVVEGGAWTFFGCTMAPGFTYEGYEHGDAVELAARYPAEAARIQALCRP from the coding sequence GTGACCTCGACCTCCGGAAACCCGACGCCCGCCGACCTGATCGCCCACTACGGGCTGGAGCCGATCCCGCGTGAGGGCGGGCTGTTCCGGCGTACCTGGGAGGGGCCCGAGCGGGCCGACGGGCGGCCGGAGGGCACGGCGATCGTCGCGCTGCTGACCGCCGCGCCCGGCGACTTCTCGGCGCTGCACCGGCTGCCGTCGGACGAGATCTGGCACTTCTACCTCGGTGATCCGCTGCGACTGCTGCTTCTCGCACCGGACGGCACCTCCCGGACGGCGGTGCTCGGCCCGGATCTCCTGCACGGGCAGGAGCCTCAGCTCACCGTTCCCGCCGGGACTTGGATGGGCGCGCGGGTCGTCGAGGGCGGCGCGTGGACGTTCTTCGGGTGCACGATGGCGCCCGGGTTCACGTACGAGGGGTACGAGCACGGCGACGCCGTCGAACTGGCCGCGCGTTATCCGGCCGAGGCGGCCCGCATCCAGGCACTGTGTCGCCCATGA
- a CDS encoding helicase HerA-like domain-containing protein: MSDSETVPSATTEAVTESLPPANAPGSPPRAPGSAPALPRPALEIAAGYAFTGPALDLGALLWDGTCLPDAQIRIPLPMLNRHGLVAGATGTGKTKTLQLIAEQLSAQGVPVFLADVKGDVSGISAPGTMNDRVASRAAEVHQKWTATGFPAEFYALGGLGHGIPVRATITSFGPVLLSKVLQLNQTQEQSLGLVFHYADQKGLELLDLKDLRAVVAFLTSDEGKEELKGIGGLSTATAGVILRSLTAFEAQGMADFFGEPEFDTAELLRTASDGRGMVSVLELPAVQDRPQLFSTFLMWLLADLFHDLPEVGDSDKPKLVFFFDEAHLLFNDASKAFLDAITQTVRLIRSKGVGVFFVTQTPKDVPADVLAQLGNRVQHALRAFTPDDQKALKATVKTFPNSAYDLEELLTGLGTGEAVVTVLSEKGAPTPVAATRLRAPESLMGPVDAGVLDQAVRASQLHDRYAQAVDRESAYERLAAAKPSGGAGGAKGPDEMRPKESKAPAAPKEDPSVVQQVVGSGVFKSLARSLGTQIGREITRSLFGTARRRR, encoded by the coding sequence ATGAGCGACAGCGAGACCGTGCCATCGGCCACCACGGAGGCCGTGACGGAGTCCTTGCCACCGGCAAACGCGCCCGGTTCGCCACCCCGTGCCCCTGGGAGCGCTCCCGCGCTCCCCCGGCCCGCTCTGGAGATCGCCGCCGGGTACGCCTTCACCGGCCCGGCACTCGATCTGGGCGCCCTGCTGTGGGACGGGACGTGCCTCCCGGACGCCCAGATCCGCATCCCGCTGCCCATGCTCAACCGGCACGGTCTGGTCGCGGGGGCCACCGGGACCGGCAAGACCAAGACGCTCCAGCTGATCGCCGAACAGCTCAGCGCCCAAGGTGTGCCCGTTTTCCTGGCCGATGTGAAGGGTGACGTCTCCGGGATCTCCGCGCCGGGGACGATGAACGACAGGGTCGCGTCCCGTGCCGCCGAGGTGCACCAGAAGTGGACGGCGACCGGTTTCCCCGCCGAGTTCTACGCCCTGGGCGGTCTCGGCCACGGCATCCCGGTGCGGGCCACGATCACCAGTTTCGGCCCGGTGCTGCTGTCCAAGGTGCTCCAGCTCAACCAGACCCAGGAGCAGTCACTCGGCCTGGTCTTCCACTACGCCGACCAGAAGGGGCTGGAGCTGCTCGACCTGAAGGACCTGCGGGCCGTCGTCGCCTTCCTCACCTCCGACGAGGGCAAGGAGGAGCTGAAGGGCATCGGCGGACTCTCGACGGCCACGGCCGGGGTGATCCTGCGGTCCCTCACCGCCTTCGAGGCGCAGGGCATGGCGGACTTCTTCGGCGAACCGGAGTTCGACACGGCCGAGTTGCTGCGTACGGCGTCGGACGGCCGGGGCATGGTCTCGGTGCTCGAACTGCCCGCCGTACAGGACCGGCCGCAGCTGTTCTCCACCTTCCTGATGTGGCTGCTGGCCGACCTCTTCCACGATCTCCCGGAGGTCGGGGACTCCGACAAACCCAAGCTCGTCTTCTTCTTCGACGAGGCGCATCTGCTCTTCAACGACGCGTCGAAGGCCTTCCTGGACGCGATCACCCAGACCGTGCGCCTCATCCGCTCGAAGGGGGTGGGCGTCTTCTTCGTGACGCAGACGCCGAAGGACGTTCCCGCCGATGTCCTCGCCCAGCTCGGCAACCGCGTCCAGCACGCGCTGCGTGCCTTCACCCCGGACGACCAGAAGGCCCTCAAGGCCACGGTGAAGACCTTCCCGAACTCGGCGTACGACCTGGAGGAACTGCTCACCGGCCTCGGGACGGGTGAGGCGGTGGTCACCGTCCTGAGCGAGAAGGGCGCCCCGACCCCGGTCGCCGCGACCCGGCTGCGCGCCCCCGAGTCCCTGATGGGCCCGGTCGACGCTGGGGTCCTCGACCAGGCGGTCAGGGCCTCGCAGCTCCACGACCGTTACGCACAGGCTGTGGACAGAGAGTCGGCGTACGAGAGGCTGGCGGCGGCGAAGCCCTCCGGGGGAGCCGGCGGCGCCAAGGGTCCGGACGAGATGAGGCCCAAGGAGTCCAAGGCGCCTGCGGCGCCCAAGGAGGATCCCTCGGTCGTCCAGCAGGTGGTGGGCAGCGGCGTGTTCAAGTCGCTGGCCCGGTCCCTGGGGACGCAGATCGGGCGCGAGATCACCCGCTCCCTCTTCGGCACGGCACGGCGGAGGCGGTAG
- a CDS encoding siderophore-interacting protein, translating into MQGRRGWEGAVLKLFRGKDFVFTVTGAEDVTPHYRRLHLTDGGMLSATGVHPTMWVRLWFDNAGKPHQRAYTLVDPDPETGTFSLEFALHDGCASDWARAAKPGDTIGATVQGTGFTRPRPEPSHVFAIGDPASLPALNSLLDALGPVPATIWFESDHGTDGYPFRTITDIHDLRPVPRLDAGAHLVSEVRSAFPDLLRRTADPYVWTACDTVTTRTLTGYFRKEAGLPKQRVHGLGYWQP; encoded by the coding sequence ATCCAGGGACGGCGCGGCTGGGAGGGCGCTGTCCTCAAGCTCTTCCGGGGCAAGGACTTCGTGTTCACCGTGACGGGCGCCGAGGACGTCACCCCGCACTACCGGCGCCTCCATCTCACCGACGGCGGCATGCTTTCGGCCACCGGCGTCCACCCCACGATGTGGGTCCGGCTGTGGTTCGACAACGCGGGCAAGCCGCACCAGCGGGCGTACACACTGGTCGACCCGGACCCCGAGACGGGCACGTTCAGCCTTGAGTTCGCGCTCCACGACGGATGCGCCAGCGACTGGGCGCGGGCCGCGAAGCCCGGGGACACCATCGGGGCGACGGTCCAGGGAACCGGCTTCACACGGCCCCGGCCGGAGCCCTCGCACGTCTTCGCGATCGGCGACCCGGCATCGCTGCCCGCGCTCAACTCCCTCCTGGACGCGCTGGGTCCGGTCCCGGCGACGATCTGGTTCGAGTCGGACCACGGCACCGACGGCTACCCCTTCCGCACCATCACCGACATCCACGACCTCCGCCCGGTGCCCCGCCTGGACGCGGGTGCCCACCTGGTATCCGAGGTCCGCTCCGCCTTCCCTGACCTCCTGAGGCGCACCGCCGACCCGTACGTCTGGACAGCCTGCGACACGGTCACGACCCGGACCCTGACCGGCTACTTCCGCAAGGAGGCGGGGCTGCCGAAGCAGCGGGTGCACGGGCTGGGCTACTGGCAGCCGTAG
- the upp gene encoding uracil phosphoribosyltransferase codes for MRLHVVDHPLVAHKLTTLRDQRTDSATFRRLADELVTLLAYEATRDVRTEQVDITTPVASTTGVKLSYPRPLVVPILRAGLGMLDGMVRLLPTAEVGFMGMVRDEETLQASTYATRMPEDLSGRQVYVLDPMLATGGTLVAAIQELIKRGADDVTAVVLLAAPEGVEVMERELAGTPVTVVTASIDERLNEHGYIVPGLGDAGDRLYGAAE; via the coding sequence ATGCGTCTCCACGTCGTCGACCACCCTCTGGTCGCCCACAAGCTCACCACCTTGCGCGACCAGCGCACCGACTCCGCGACCTTCCGCCGTCTCGCCGACGAGCTGGTCACCCTGCTCGCCTACGAGGCCACGCGCGACGTGCGTACCGAACAGGTCGACATCACGACGCCGGTCGCCTCGACCACGGGCGTCAAGCTGTCCTACCCGCGCCCGCTGGTGGTGCCGATCCTGCGGGCCGGTCTCGGCATGCTGGACGGCATGGTCCGGCTGCTGCCGACCGCCGAGGTGGGCTTCATGGGCATGGTGCGCGACGAGGAGACGCTCCAGGCGTCCACGTACGCCACCCGCATGCCGGAGGACCTCTCCGGGCGCCAGGTGTACGTCCTCGACCCGATGCTCGCCACCGGCGGCACCCTGGTCGCGGCGATCCAGGAGCTGATCAAGCGCGGCGCCGACGATGTGACGGCCGTGGTCCTGCTGGCCGCCCCGGAGGGCGTCGAGGTCATGGAACGCGAGCTGGCGGGCACCCCGGTGACCGTGGTGACGGCCTCGATCGACGAGCGCCTGAACGAGCACGGCTACATCGTCCCGGGCCTCGGCGACGCGGGCGACCGGCTGTACGGCGCGGCCGAGTAG
- a CDS encoding tRNA adenosine deaminase-associated protein: protein MYFAALLARTEDGWEASDTELDDVETLSDLAELAREASPEDDTVLVLIEQEDAWFGVVRIDGEDDPRIYVSDAAAASRSSYGEILLTAELLGRDPDTDEPDLDALDLDGTEDGESDSDPDTDSDDEDTIAPADAVPHGPVGDPVILDDLGVGEKELRALDADDALSAIAEALGASEVLETVR, encoded by the coding sequence GTGTACTTCGCCGCACTGCTCGCGCGCACCGAAGACGGGTGGGAAGCGAGCGACACAGAGCTCGACGATGTGGAAACCCTGTCGGACCTGGCCGAACTGGCCCGTGAAGCCTCCCCCGAGGACGACACGGTGCTGGTGCTCATCGAGCAGGAGGACGCCTGGTTCGGCGTCGTCCGCATCGACGGCGAGGACGACCCCCGGATCTACGTCTCCGACGCCGCCGCCGCTTCTCGTAGTTCGTACGGTGAGATCCTGCTCACGGCCGAGCTGCTCGGCCGTGATCCGGACACCGACGAGCCGGATCTCGACGCCCTCGACCTCGACGGCACCGAGGACGGTGAGTCGGACTCCGATCCGGACACCGACTCCGACGATGAGGACACCATCGCCCCCGCCGACGCGGTGCCGCACGGCCCCGTGGGGGACCCGGTGATCCTCGACGACCTCGGCGTCGGCGAGAAGGAACTGCGCGCCCTGGACGCCGACGACGCGCTGAGCGCGATCGCCGAGGCCCTGGGAGCGTCGGAGGTCCTGGAGACGGTGCGCTGA
- a CDS encoding HhH-GPD-type base excision DNA repair protein: MDVTLHLAQDPEADALLGRSPLAALTGMLLDQQVPMEWAFKGPSTIAQRLGADDLDAHEIAAYDPEAFAALLSDKPAVHRYPGSMAKRVQQLCQYLVEHYDGDAEGVWRDATTGQELLKRLTDLPGFGKQKAQIFLALLGKQLGVRPEGWREAAGAYGEPESFRSVADITGPESLTKVRAHKQEMKAAARAAKASGK; the protein is encoded by the coding sequence ATGGACGTCACTCTCCACCTCGCCCAGGACCCCGAGGCCGACGCGCTCCTCGGCCGCAGCCCGCTCGCCGCGCTGACCGGCATGCTGCTGGACCAGCAGGTGCCGATGGAGTGGGCGTTCAAAGGACCATCGACGATCGCCCAGCGCCTCGGCGCCGACGACCTCGACGCACACGAGATCGCGGCGTACGACCCCGAGGCCTTCGCCGCGCTCCTCTCCGACAAACCGGCCGTCCACCGCTACCCGGGGTCGATGGCCAAGCGCGTCCAGCAGCTCTGCCAGTACCTCGTCGAGCACTACGACGGTGACGCCGAGGGAGTCTGGCGGGACGCGACGACCGGCCAGGAACTGCTGAAGCGCCTCACCGACCTGCCGGGCTTCGGCAAGCAGAAGGCCCAGATCTTCCTGGCCCTCCTCGGCAAGCAGCTCGGCGTCCGGCCCGAGGGCTGGCGCGAGGCCGCCGGCGCGTACGGCGAACCGGAGTCCTTCCGCTCCGTCGCCGACATCACCGGCCCCGAGTCCCTGACCAAGGTCCGGGCCCACAAGCAGGAGATGAAGGCGGCGGCGAGGGCCGCGAAGGCCTCCGGCAAGTAG